A window of Mycolicibacterium fluoranthenivorans contains these coding sequences:
- a CDS encoding aldehyde dehydrogenase family protein codes for MTTMQSTLPTAGELRDRARLALQAIGADLIEAENGVAAGTPITGDVLFTVADTPVAEAHSAIAAAAEAFATWRTTPAPVRGQVVARLGELLVEHKADLATLVTVEAGKITSEALGEVQEMIDICQFAVGLSRQLYGKTIASERPGHRLMETWHPLGVVGVITAFNFPVAVWAWNTAVALVCGDTVVWKPSELTPLTAVACQALIERAARDVGEPTEISRLIQGGKEIGELLVDDPRVALVSATGSVRMGREVGPRVAQRFGKVLLELGGNNAAVVTPSADLDLALRGIVFSAAGTAGQRCTTMRRVIAHRSVADELITRITAAYRTLPVGNPAADGTLVGPLVHERAYRDMVGALEQARADGGEVVGGERVDLGEGSYYVRPAVVRMPAQTAVVHDETFAPILYVLTYDTLDEAIELNNAVPQGLSSAIFTTDIREAERFMAADGSDCGIANVNIGTSGAEIGGAFGGEKQTGGGRESGSDAWKAYMRRATNTVNYSSDLPLAQGVQFG; via the coding sequence ATGACCACCATGCAATCGACCCTGCCCACCGCCGGTGAGCTACGTGACCGGGCGCGCCTGGCGCTACAGGCCATCGGCGCCGATCTCATCGAGGCCGAAAACGGCGTGGCGGCCGGCACCCCGATCACCGGTGACGTGCTGTTCACCGTTGCCGACACTCCGGTGGCCGAGGCCCACTCCGCGATCGCCGCCGCTGCCGAGGCCTTCGCCACCTGGCGCACCACCCCGGCTCCGGTACGCGGCCAGGTGGTGGCCCGCCTCGGTGAGCTGCTCGTCGAGCACAAAGCCGATCTCGCCACCCTGGTGACCGTCGAGGCCGGCAAGATCACCTCGGAAGCGCTCGGCGAGGTGCAGGAGATGATCGATATCTGCCAGTTCGCGGTCGGCCTGTCCCGACAGCTGTACGGCAAGACCATCGCCTCCGAACGGCCTGGACACCGGCTGATGGAAACCTGGCATCCGCTCGGGGTGGTCGGGGTGATCACGGCCTTCAACTTCCCGGTGGCGGTCTGGGCGTGGAACACCGCCGTCGCGCTGGTCTGCGGTGACACCGTGGTCTGGAAGCCCTCCGAGCTGACACCGCTGACCGCGGTGGCCTGTCAGGCGTTGATCGAGCGGGCCGCGCGCGATGTCGGCGAGCCGACCGAGATCTCCCGGCTCATCCAGGGCGGCAAGGAGATCGGCGAGCTCCTGGTCGACGATCCGAGGGTCGCGCTGGTCAGCGCCACCGGCTCGGTGCGGATGGGCCGCGAGGTCGGCCCCCGGGTCGCCCAGCGGTTCGGCAAGGTCCTGCTGGAACTGGGTGGCAACAACGCCGCCGTCGTCACCCCGTCGGCCGATCTGGACCTGGCCCTGCGCGGCATCGTGTTCTCCGCGGCCGGCACGGCCGGCCAGCGCTGCACCACCATGCGCCGGGTCATCGCGCACCGCTCGGTGGCCGACGAGCTGATCACCCGCATCACGGCCGCCTACCGCACCCTGCCGGTCGGGAATCCGGCGGCCGACGGCACGCTGGTCGGCCCGCTGGTGCACGAGCGCGCCTACCGCGACATGGTGGGTGCACTCGAACAGGCCCGCGCCGACGGCGGTGAGGTGGTCGGAGGCGAGCGCGTGGACCTTGGCGAGGGTTCGTACTATGTGCGCCCGGCCGTGGTCCGGATGCCCGCCCAGACCGCGGTGGTGCACGACGAGACCTTCGCCCCCATCCTGTACGTGTTGACCTACGACACCCTTGACGAAGCGATCGAACTCAACAATGCCGTCCCGCAGGGTCTTTCCTCGGCGATCTTCACCACCGACATCCGCGAGGCGGAACGGTTCATGGCCGCCGACGGCTCGGACTGCGGTATCGCCAACGTCAACATCGGCACCTCCGGCGCGGAGATCGGCGGCGCGTTCGGCGGGGAGAAGCAGACCGGCGGCGGCCGCGAGTCCGGCTCGGATGCGTGGAAGGCCTATATGCGCAGGGCCACCAACACCGTCAACTACTCATCCGATCTGCCGCTCGCCCAGGGGGTGCAATTCGGCTAG
- a CDS encoding VOC family protein codes for MIETSQLRAAFAAALSQMYGTEVPAYTTLVQVSTEVNREYAGDGRWGSLDRVTAERHGAIRVGNAAEMADVADLFAAFGMYPVGYYDLREAASPVPVVSTAFRPIEADQLDRNPFRVFTSMLATADARFFDSGLRARVDRFIERRQLFAPDLIADARRIADAGGARDDEEAGDFVRRATAAFALSRSPIDKGWYDELAEVSAVAADIAGVTTTHINHLTPRVLDIDELYRRMTARGVTMIDAIQGPPRTEGPAVLLRQTSFRALAEPRRFRGADGVEFDGALRVRFGEVEARGVALTPLGRERYDAAITDPARWTDYFPGTDAEMAAAGLAYYVGGDPAKPVVYEDFLPASAAGIFRSNVDEDVRVCDAVSDSGATGPYSLDWMAGAIGHHIHDPYDLYQKAAS; via the coding sequence GTGATCGAGACATCGCAGCTACGCGCCGCATTCGCCGCAGCCCTGTCACAGATGTACGGCACCGAGGTACCGGCCTACACCACCCTGGTGCAGGTCAGCACCGAGGTGAACCGGGAGTACGCGGGCGATGGACGGTGGGGATCGCTGGACCGGGTGACCGCGGAACGCCACGGCGCCATCCGGGTGGGCAATGCCGCGGAGATGGCGGATGTCGCCGACCTTTTCGCCGCGTTCGGGATGTACCCGGTCGGGTACTACGACCTGCGCGAGGCCGCCTCACCGGTGCCGGTGGTCTCGACCGCCTTCCGGCCCATCGAGGCAGACCAGCTGGACCGCAATCCCTTCCGGGTGTTCACCTCGATGCTCGCCACCGCCGACGCCAGGTTCTTCGACTCCGGCCTGCGGGCCAGGGTGGACCGATTCATCGAGCGGCGACAGCTGTTCGCACCCGACCTGATCGCCGACGCCCGTCGCATCGCCGACGCCGGTGGTGCGCGCGACGACGAGGAGGCCGGCGACTTCGTGCGCCGCGCCACCGCCGCGTTCGCACTGTCCCGCTCCCCCATCGACAAGGGCTGGTACGACGAGCTCGCCGAGGTCTCGGCCGTGGCCGCCGATATCGCCGGTGTCACCACCACCCACATCAACCACCTCACACCCCGCGTCCTCGATATCGACGAGCTGTACCGGCGGATGACCGCCCGCGGCGTCACCATGATCGATGCCATCCAAGGACCGCCGCGCACCGAGGGCCCCGCGGTTCTGCTGCGGCAGACGTCATTCCGGGCGCTGGCCGAACCGCGCCGGTTCCGCGGCGCCGACGGTGTGGAGTTCGACGGCGCGCTGCGGGTGCGCTTCGGTGAGGTCGAGGCGCGCGGGGTGGCCCTCACCCCGCTCGGGCGGGAGCGCTACGACGCCGCCATCACCGATCCGGCACGGTGGACCGATTACTTCCCCGGCACCGACGCGGAGATGGCGGCGGCCGGACTGGCCTACTACGTCGGCGGCGACCCGGCCAAACCCGTTGTCTACGAGGACTTCCTCCCCGCATCGGCCGCGGGCATCTTCCGCTCCAACGTCGATGAGGACGTCCGGGTCTGCGACGCGGTCTCCGATTCCGGGGCGACCGGCCCATACAGCCTCGACTGGATGGCGGGGGCGATCGGCCACCACATCCACGACCCGTACGACCTCTACCAGAAGGCGGCATCATGA
- a CDS encoding Lrp/AsnC family transcriptional regulator, with amino-acid sequence MADADHLDDIDRALVRELITDGRATLAHLAATAGLSVSAVQARVRRLESRGVITGYAARIDPETVGNMLSAFVAITPLDPSQPDDAPARLEHIPEIASCHSVAGEESYILLVRVGSPRGLEDLLQQIRTAANVRTRSTIILQTFYEGREYLP; translated from the coding sequence ATGGCCGATGCCGACCACCTCGACGATATTGACCGTGCGCTGGTGCGGGAGTTGATCACGGACGGACGAGCCACGCTCGCGCATCTCGCGGCGACGGCGGGGTTGTCGGTGTCTGCGGTACAGGCCCGGGTGCGGCGGCTGGAGTCGCGCGGCGTGATCACCGGGTACGCGGCCCGCATCGATCCCGAAACAGTCGGCAACATGCTGTCGGCGTTCGTGGCCATCACCCCTCTCGATCCTTCTCAACCCGATGATGCGCCCGCCCGCCTGGAACACATCCCCGAGATCGCGTCGTGTCACTCGGTCGCGGGCGAGGAGAGCTACATCCTGCTCGTGCGGGTGGGTTCGCCGCGAGGGCTGGAAGACCTGCTGCAACAGATCCGGACAGCGGCCAACGTGCGCACCCGCAGCACGATCATCCTACAGACATTTTACGAAGGACGCGAGTATCTACCGTAG
- the lat gene encoding L-lysine 6-transaminase has protein sequence MTAVLPDRDVTVSASEVPAHEVPAVLSRSILADGFDFVLDTEQSRGSYLVDARTGDRYLDMFTFFASSALGMNHPALTAPESRAELGAIAVNKPSNSDIYTVTMARFVDTFTRVLGDPALPHLFFIDGGALAVENALKVAFDWKSRRNESRGLAAPGSRVLHLRGAFHGRSGYTMSLTNTDPNKVARFPKFDWPRIDAPYLRPGVDPVALEAESLRQARAAFEAYPDDIACFIAEPIQGEGGDRHIRPEFFAAMRALCDEFDALLIFDEVQTGCGMTGTAWAYQQLGVRPDVVAFGKKTQVCGLMAGGRVDDVPDNVFAVSSRINSTWGGNLTDMVRSRRILEVIEADDLMRNARVLGDHLLDRLRDVASEFPALVRDPRGRGLMCAFSMPSGAARDELVNRLWDRHVIMLPSGVDSVRFRPALTVSRDELDAAVDAVRAVLNTL, from the coding sequence ATGACTGCTGTCCTGCCCGACCGTGACGTGACCGTGTCCGCCTCTGAGGTGCCCGCCCACGAGGTACCTGCCGTCCTGAGCCGCAGCATCCTGGCCGACGGCTTCGATTTCGTGCTCGACACCGAACAATCGCGCGGCTCCTACCTGGTCGATGCCCGCACCGGCGACCGCTACCTGGACATGTTCACGTTCTTCGCGTCCTCGGCGCTGGGGATGAACCATCCGGCGCTGACGGCCCCGGAGTCGCGCGCCGAACTGGGCGCCATCGCGGTCAACAAGCCGAGCAACTCCGATATCTACACCGTCACCATGGCCCGGTTCGTCGATACGTTCACCAGGGTGCTCGGCGACCCGGCACTGCCGCACCTGTTCTTCATCGACGGGGGAGCCCTGGCGGTGGAGAACGCGCTGAAGGTGGCCTTCGATTGGAAGAGTCGGCGCAATGAGTCACGGGGACTGGCCGCGCCGGGTTCCCGCGTACTGCACCTGCGTGGCGCCTTCCACGGCCGCAGCGGCTACACGATGTCGCTGACCAACACCGATCCGAACAAGGTCGCGCGGTTCCCGAAGTTCGACTGGCCGCGCATCGACGCGCCGTATCTGCGCCCGGGAGTAGATCCCGTTGCGCTGGAGGCGGAATCGCTGCGGCAGGCGCGCGCCGCGTTCGAGGCGTACCCGGACGATATCGCCTGTTTCATCGCCGAGCCCATCCAGGGCGAGGGCGGTGATCGGCATATCCGCCCCGAGTTCTTCGCCGCCATGCGGGCGCTGTGCGACGAGTTCGACGCGCTGCTCATCTTCGATGAGGTGCAGACAGGTTGCGGGATGACCGGAACCGCCTGGGCCTACCAGCAATTGGGCGTACGCCCGGATGTGGTGGCGTTCGGCAAGAAGACGCAGGTGTGCGGCCTGATGGCCGGTGGTCGCGTCGACGACGTGCCCGACAACGTGTTCGCGGTGAGTTCGCGGATCAACTCCACCTGGGGTGGCAACCTCACCGATATGGTCCGGTCCCGGCGCATCCTGGAGGTCATCGAAGCCGACGACCTGATGCGCAACGCAAGGGTGCTCGGCGACCACCTGCTGGACCGCTTGCGCGACGTGGCATCCGAGTTCCCCGCGCTGGTGCGCGATCCGCGCGGGCGTGGCCTGATGTGCGCGTTCAGCATGCCGTCGGGTGCCGCACGCGACGAGCTGGTGAACCGGTTGTGGGACCGGCACGTGATCATGTTGCCCAGTGGGGTGGATTCGGTGCGCTTCCGGCCGGCGCTCACGGTGTCCCGAGACGAACTCGACGCCGCCGTCGACGCGGTGCGGGCTGTCCTGAACACCCTGTGA
- a CDS encoding citrate synthase has translation MAPPRRHTRRWPAAIVHDGHDYLTTAQVAKVLGIKPESVYAYVSRGRLHSVRIEGVRGSVFAVDDVESLTREGARARPPAGVVERIRTQITSLSGDELCYQGQPARELATADFLDVARLLWEHQVPPQHPPLDQDATAHLRAALPSTATRLDIVRIAVDLAGAADPMRYQRTPEAVTTKAMQILEAVATALPPGSSSVGTGSYAKRLWPKLSPLSPTPRRVAVLNAALVLLADHDLAASTVAARVAASARAGVYSVVAAGLAALDGPMHGGAATAAYRYLLGAVDDPVSAVAASLRAGERIPGTGHRIYRDHDPRAGALLGLLERAGGGERVRAAVDTIAASTDFVNSDLALAAMAVQFRMPADAPETVFGIARIVGWVAHAFEEYEEPMLRFRPEGVYVGKRQS, from the coding sequence ATGGCACCACCGCGGCGTCATACCCGCCGTTGGCCCGCCGCGATCGTCCACGACGGACACGACTACCTGACCACCGCCCAGGTCGCCAAGGTGCTCGGGATCAAACCCGAGTCGGTGTACGCCTACGTCAGCCGCGGCCGGCTGCACAGCGTGCGCATCGAGGGGGTCCGCGGCAGCGTGTTCGCGGTCGACGACGTGGAATCCCTCACCCGCGAGGGTGCCCGGGCCCGGCCGCCGGCCGGTGTGGTCGAGCGGATCCGCACCCAGATCACCTCACTGTCCGGGGACGAGTTGTGCTACCAGGGCCAGCCCGCGCGCGAGCTGGCGACCGCGGACTTCCTGGATGTCGCCCGGTTGTTGTGGGAGCACCAGGTGCCACCACAACACCCCCCGCTGGACCAGGACGCGACAGCCCATCTGCGCGCGGCATTGCCGAGCACCGCCACCCGGCTGGATATCGTCCGGATCGCCGTGGATCTGGCGGGCGCCGCGGATCCGATGCGGTATCAACGCACTCCCGAGGCGGTCACCACCAAGGCGATGCAGATCCTGGAGGCCGTGGCCACGGCGCTGCCACCGGGGTCGAGTTCCGTCGGCACGGGTTCGTACGCAAAACGGCTGTGGCCCAAGCTCTCCCCGCTGTCTCCCACACCGCGCCGGGTGGCGGTGCTCAACGCGGCCCTGGTGCTGCTGGCCGACCACGATCTCGCGGCCAGCACCGTCGCGGCCCGGGTCGCCGCGAGCGCGCGGGCAGGAGTCTATTCGGTGGTCGCGGCGGGGCTGGCGGCCCTGGACGGTCCCATGCACGGCGGGGCTGCCACCGCCGCCTATCGTTATCTGCTTGGCGCCGTGGATGATCCGGTGAGCGCGGTGGCTGCCAGTCTGCGCGCCGGCGAGCGCATCCCCGGCACCGGCCACCGTATCTACCGCGATCACGATCCACGGGCCGGGGCGCTGCTCGGCCTCCTGGAGCGCGCCGGCGGCGGGGAGCGGGTCCGCGCCGCCGTCGACACCATTGCGGCGTCTACAGATTTCGTGAACTCCGACCTGGCCCTGGCGGCGATGGCAGTGCAGTTCCGGATGCCCGCCGATGCCCCGGAGACCGTCTTCGGTATCGCGCGGATCGTGGGCTGGGTGGCGCATGCCTTCGAAGAGTACGAAGAACCGATGCTGCGATTCAGGCCCGAGGGGGTTTACGTCGGAAAGCGCCAGAGCTGA
- a CDS encoding citrate/2-methylcitrate synthase, which translates to MSDALIEAAPGLANIVVADTAIGDVRGDEGFYHYGPYPAVELAMTRSFEDVWFLFLYGRLPSAGESADFAARTCTLCAIPSDVTAMLRMVALGGAEEHPLAGLRTVLSAVATAYDLPPIWDIDEDARRQHTVLLSAITPTVLAALHRIRQGWEPVDPDPTLPVAAHWLYLLTGRRPAPEHARAVERYLIATVDHGFNASTFTARVVASTGADVASALCAALGSFSGPLHGGAPDRALDALDAIGDPANAAAWTHAALDRGERIMGFGHAVYRTADPRAELLKSIALGLGGDLVERAVRVEDAVTSVLSQRRQGRPLRANVEFYAGVVMELCGIPRAMFTPTFAVSRVVGWSAHILEQAQSRKIIRPRARYIGPEPHSGLLQ; encoded by the coding sequence ATGTCTGACGCCCTCATCGAGGCCGCGCCGGGATTGGCCAATATCGTGGTCGCCGACACCGCGATCGGCGACGTCCGTGGTGACGAGGGTTTCTACCATTACGGTCCCTACCCGGCCGTCGAACTGGCGATGACGCGCAGCTTCGAGGATGTGTGGTTCCTCTTCCTGTACGGCCGGCTGCCGTCGGCCGGCGAGTCCGCCGACTTCGCCGCGCGCACCTGCACCTTGTGCGCCATCCCGTCCGACGTCACCGCGATGCTGCGGATGGTGGCACTCGGTGGTGCCGAGGAGCATCCGCTGGCAGGCCTGCGCACGGTGCTCTCCGCGGTGGCGACGGCCTACGACCTGCCGCCGATCTGGGATATCGACGAGGACGCCCGCCGTCAGCACACCGTGCTGCTGTCGGCGATCACGCCCACGGTGCTGGCGGCCCTGCACCGCATCCGGCAGGGGTGGGAACCCGTGGACCCGGACCCCACGCTGCCCGTCGCGGCCCATTGGCTCTATCTGCTCACCGGACGTCGACCGGCGCCCGAACATGCCCGCGCCGTCGAGCGGTACCTCATCGCGACGGTGGACCACGGTTTCAACGCCTCGACCTTCACTGCCAGGGTGGTGGCCTCGACGGGTGCGGACGTCGCCTCCGCGCTCTGCGCCGCGCTGGGCTCGTTCTCCGGTCCGCTGCACGGCGGGGCCCCGGACCGGGCGCTGGATGCCCTCGATGCCATCGGGGACCCGGCGAATGCCGCCGCGTGGACCCACGCCGCCCTGGACCGAGGTGAACGGATCATGGGCTTCGGGCACGCCGTCTACCGCACCGCGGATCCGCGCGCGGAACTGCTGAAGTCGATCGCGCTCGGGCTGGGCGGGGATCTGGTCGAGCGCGCCGTGCGGGTCGAGGACGCGGTGACCTCCGTGCTGTCGCAGCGGCGGCAGGGCCGTCCGCTACGGGCCAACGTCGAGTTCTACGCCGGGGTGGTGATGGAACTGTGCGGCATACCGCGGGCGATGTTCACCCCCACCTTCGCTGTGAGCCGGGTGGTCGGCTGGTCCGCGCACATCCTGGAACAGGCGCAGTCACGCAAGATCATCCGGCCCCGGGCCCGCTATATCGGGCCTGAACCCCACTCAGGGCTGCTCCAGTAG
- a CDS encoding restriction endonuclease, producing the protein MTVRVYVVLGLAAGLTAYLLGAGMPWSLVAAVVAVAAPHFLIGALRGLRTPSEHEDPVAGMSGTEFEDHIARIARSCGVPVIMTSLTGDWGVDLIVGKRPNRLAIQCKRQARPVGTGAIQEVVAGAPMQDCTHTMVVTNHEFTPAARKLAELHDCTLVGGAELPRLRSTIRRLLEQP; encoded by the coding sequence GTGACGGTGCGGGTGTATGTGGTGCTGGGACTGGCCGCCGGGCTGACGGCGTACCTGCTCGGCGCGGGTATGCCGTGGAGTCTGGTCGCCGCTGTCGTCGCCGTCGCGGCGCCGCATTTCCTGATAGGTGCCCTTCGCGGGCTGCGCACGCCGTCCGAGCACGAGGATCCGGTCGCCGGTATGTCGGGTACCGAGTTCGAGGACCACATCGCCCGTATCGCCCGCTCGTGCGGTGTCCCGGTGATCATGACCTCCCTGACCGGAGACTGGGGCGTCGACCTCATCGTCGGAAAGCGACCGAATCGCCTTGCCATCCAATGCAAACGACAGGCCCGCCCGGTGGGCACCGGCGCCATTCAGGAGGTGGTGGCCGGCGCCCCCATGCAGGACTGCACCCACACCATGGTGGTGACGAATCACGAATTCACGCCGGCCGCACGCAAACTCGCCGAACTGCACGACTGCACACTGGTCGGGGGCGCGGAGTTACCCAGGTTGAGGTCCACCATCCGCCGGCTACTGGAGCAGCCCTGA
- a CDS encoding molybdopterin-dependent oxidoreductase gives MIVNGQAAEDDFRPGQCLRTFLRDRGHFEVKKGCDAGDCGACSVLVDGTAVHSCVYPAFRAAGRSVTTVAGLGTPEDLHPLQRAFVDAAGFQCGFCTAGMITTASTLTEEQLADLPQHLKGNLCRCTGYRAITDALSGTVNTGDHSPGAPAGCRVVTGTEQYTMDHAPAGLLHLAVLRSPVAHARIVSIDTSAAQQVPGVALILTHADSPAVAFSTARHEDRTDDPDDTVVLDDTVRFIGQRVAAVVADSVAAAEKACRAIAVEYAELPAVFDPDVARRPGAPAVHGDKDRSARIADPERNIVSELHGGVGDIGAGIAAAERAGGAVVRGRWFTQRIQHSHLETHGSTGWIDDDGRLVIRTSSQVPFLVREELCHVFGLDRSKVRVFTRRVGGGFGGKQEMLTEDIVALAVLRLGRPVRYEFSRTDEFIAAPCRHPYRVDATVAAGADGILTAMSIDVLMDAGAYGNHSPGVMFHGCGESMAVYRCANKHVDAQAVYTNNLPSGAFRGYGLGQVIFAVESALDELAAQLGIDPFDLRRRNVIMPGDAFVDSHVAEDDLTFGSYGLDQCLDLTRAALVRGNGATAPDGPQWRVGEGMAVAMIATIPPRGHYSDASVSLDADGIYTLSVGTAEFGNGTSTVHVRLAAEALGVSADRIRLLQSDTDVTAYDTGAFGSAGTVVAGLAVQSACRELRQALESEAASGSMKRPLVGHGRHEGTPRSVAFNVHGFRVAVNTETGEVRILQSVQAADAGVVMNPEQCRGQVEGGVAQAIGTALYEEMRVDGQGQVTTKDLRNYHIPQLADLPVTEVYFADTYDKLGPLGAKSMSESPYNPVAPALANAIARACGARMYRLPMTPARVWRELHGPS, from the coding sequence GTGATCGTCAACGGTCAAGCAGCCGAGGACGATTTCCGCCCCGGCCAGTGCCTGCGGACCTTCCTGCGCGACCGCGGCCACTTCGAGGTGAAGAAGGGTTGCGACGCCGGCGACTGCGGCGCCTGTTCCGTGCTGGTCGACGGCACCGCGGTGCACTCCTGCGTGTACCCGGCGTTCCGGGCTGCCGGGCGTTCGGTCACCACGGTGGCCGGGCTGGGCACCCCGGAGGACCTCCACCCTCTGCAGCGGGCCTTCGTCGACGCCGCAGGGTTCCAGTGCGGCTTCTGCACGGCCGGGATGATCACCACGGCGTCGACCCTCACCGAAGAGCAACTCGCCGACCTGCCCCAGCACCTCAAGGGAAACCTGTGCCGCTGTACGGGATACCGCGCGATCACCGACGCGCTCAGCGGCACGGTCAACACCGGTGACCACTCCCCCGGCGCTCCTGCGGGCTGCCGGGTGGTCACCGGGACCGAGCAGTACACCATGGATCACGCGCCCGCGGGGCTGCTGCATCTCGCCGTGTTGCGCAGTCCCGTCGCGCACGCCCGGATCGTGTCCATCGACACCTCAGCCGCGCAACAGGTTCCGGGGGTGGCGTTGATCCTCACCCACGCCGACAGTCCGGCCGTGGCGTTCTCGACCGCCCGGCACGAGGACCGCACGGATGATCCCGACGACACGGTGGTCCTCGACGACACGGTCCGCTTCATCGGTCAGCGTGTCGCGGCCGTGGTGGCCGACAGCGTCGCCGCCGCCGAAAAGGCCTGCCGGGCCATCGCTGTCGAGTACGCCGAGCTGCCCGCGGTGTTCGACCCCGACGTGGCCCGCCGGCCCGGCGCGCCGGCGGTGCACGGCGACAAGGACCGATCGGCCCGCATCGCCGACCCAGAACGCAACATCGTCTCCGAATTGCACGGCGGGGTGGGCGATATCGGCGCCGGGATCGCGGCCGCCGAGCGCGCCGGCGGTGCGGTGGTGCGCGGGCGCTGGTTCACCCAGCGCATCCAGCACAGCCACCTGGAGACCCATGGCAGCACCGGCTGGATCGACGACGACGGCCGGCTGGTCATCCGTACCAGCTCCCAGGTGCCGTTCTTGGTGCGCGAGGAACTGTGTCACGTCTTCGGTCTGGATCGGTCGAAGGTGCGGGTGTTCACCCGCCGGGTGGGCGGCGGCTTCGGCGGGAAGCAGGAGATGCTGACCGAGGACATCGTGGCGCTGGCGGTGCTGCGACTGGGGCGTCCGGTGCGCTACGAGTTCAGCCGCACCGACGAATTCATCGCCGCCCCCTGCCGGCATCCCTACCGGGTGGACGCCACCGTGGCCGCCGGAGCCGACGGCATCCTCACCGCGATGTCGATCGACGTGCTGATGGATGCCGGCGCCTATGGCAACCATAGCCCGGGTGTCATGTTCCACGGCTGCGGTGAGTCGATGGCGGTATACCGCTGCGCCAACAAGCATGTCGACGCGCAGGCGGTCTACACCAACAACCTGCCGTCGGGCGCCTTCCGGGGCTACGGCCTGGGACAGGTGATCTTCGCCGTCGAATCCGCACTCGACGAGTTGGCGGCACAACTGGGCATCGATCCGTTCGACCTGCGCCGCCGAAATGTGATCATGCCCGGCGACGCGTTCGTCGATTCACATGTGGCCGAAGACGATCTGACCTTCGGCAGCTACGGTCTCGATCAATGCCTCGACCTCACCCGGGCCGCGCTGGTCCGCGGCAACGGGGCCACCGCGCCGGACGGCCCACAGTGGCGGGTCGGCGAGGGGATGGCCGTAGCGATGATCGCGACGATCCCCCCGCGGGGCCACTACTCGGACGCCTCGGTGTCGCTGGACGCCGACGGGATCTACACCTTGTCGGTCGGCACCGCCGAGTTCGGCAACGGCACCTCGACGGTGCACGTGCGACTCGCGGCCGAGGCACTCGGGGTATCCGCCGACCGGATCCGGCTACTCCAGTCCGACACCGATGTCACCGCGTACGACACGGGGGCGTTCGGGTCGGCCGGCACCGTGGTCGCCGGGCTGGCGGTGCAGTCGGCCTGCCGCGAACTCCGTCAAGCTCTGGAATCGGAAGCCGCGTCCGGTTCCATGAAGCGACCGCTGGTGGGCCACGGTCGGCACGAGGGCACCCCGCGTTCGGTGGCGTTCAATGTGCACGGCTTCCGCGTCGCGGTGAACACCGAGACCGGCGAGGTGCGCATCCTGCAATCCGTCCAGGCCGCCGATGCCGGCGTGGTGATGAATCCGGAACAGTGCCGGGGCCAGGTGGAAGGCGGTGTGGCGCAGGCCATCGGCACGGCGCTCTACGAGGAGATGCGCGTCGACGGACAGGGCCAGGTGACCACCAAAGACCTGCGCAACTACCACATTCCGCAACTGGCCGACCTCCCCGTGACGGAGGTCTACTTCGCCGACACCTACGACAAGCTGGGCCCGCTCGGGGCCAAGTCGATGAGTGAATCGCCGTACAACCCGGTGGCGCCGGCACTGGCCAACGCGATCGCCCGGGCCTGTGGGGCGCGGATGTACCGGCTGCCGATGACGCCGGCGCGGGTATGGCGGGAGCTGCACGGCCCGTCTTAG
- a CDS encoding FAD binding domain-containing protein, translating to MDLNNVEVIDSPRHRAELWPLRHGDAVLAGGTWLFSEPQPHLTRLVDLGGLGWPAVTRTDDGVELAATCTIAEVSRLSAELGVPLLHQCCTALLASFKIWHTATVGGNLCLSFPAGAMISMISALSGTVTVWRPDGTEYRCPVDEFVTGEATNVLAPGEIVRAVQLPAHALHARHAFRKLAPSPLGRSGVVVIGRHDADDRFVLSVSAATVRPYTFEFTGVPGPGEIRGAHAQIPDGAWTDDAHGDPDWRRAMTLVLATQVAAELAP from the coding sequence GTGGACCTCAACAACGTCGAGGTGATCGACTCCCCGCGGCACCGCGCCGAGCTGTGGCCGCTCCGGCACGGCGACGCCGTGTTGGCCGGTGGCACATGGCTGTTCTCCGAGCCGCAACCCCACCTGACCCGACTGGTCGACCTCGGCGGCCTCGGCTGGCCCGCGGTGACCCGTACCGACGACGGCGTCGAGCTGGCCGCCACCTGCACGATCGCCGAGGTGTCCCGCCTGTCCGCCGAACTCGGCGTTCCCCTGCTGCACCAGTGCTGCACCGCGCTGCTGGCGTCGTTCAAGATCTGGCACACGGCCACCGTCGGCGGCAACCTCTGCCTGTCGTTCCCGGCCGGCGCGATGATCTCGATGATCTCGGCGCTGTCCGGAACGGTGACGGTCTGGCGACCCGACGGGACCGAGTATCGCTGCCCGGTCGATGAATTCGTCACCGGCGAGGCCACGAATGTACTGGCCCCCGGCGAGATCGTGCGCGCGGTCCAACTCCCCGCACACGCGCTGCACGCGCGCCACGCGTTCCGCAAGCTGGCCCCGTCGCCGTTGGGCCGGTCCGGGGTGGTGGTCATCGGGCGCCACGACGCAGACGACAGGTTCGTGCTCTCGGTGTCCGCGGCGACGGTGCGCCCGTACACGTTCGAGTTCACCGGGGTCCCCGGGCCCGGCGAGATACGGGGTGCGCACGCACAGATCCCCGACGGCGCTTGGACCGACGATGCCCATGGCGACCCGGACTGGCGGCGCGCGATGACGCTGGTGCTCGCGACGCAGGTCGCCGCGGAGCTCGCGCCGTGA